One Capsicum annuum cultivar UCD-10X-F1 chromosome 2, UCD10Xv1.1, whole genome shotgun sequence genomic window carries:
- the LOC124896235 gene encoding uncharacterized protein LOC124896235, translating to MRLVIEDRSVKRPVGILYDVPVKVDDFILPTDFVMLDCDVDFEVPIILGIPLLAMGRVLVDMELNELKFRWKIKRTSPKVPPPPKPIEVKDTDDTEVTTSSEQASEEQGSEHTE from the exons ATGCGTCTTGTGATAGAAGACAGATCAGTGAAACGACCAGTTGGTATATTGTATGATGTGCCGGTAaaggtggatgactttattctgCCTACAGATTTTGTGAtgttggattgtgatgttgattttgaggtacccatcattttgggtatACCACTATTAGCCATGGgaagagtattggttgatatggagctcaatgagctaaagttcag ATGGAAAATAAAGAGGACTAGTCCAAAGGTTCCGCCTCCACCTAAGCCTATTGAGGTGAAGGATACTGATGATACTGAGGTAACAACCTCATCTGAGCAAGCTTCGGAGGAACAAGGATCAGAACACACTGAGTAA